The Euzebya sp. genome contains a region encoding:
- a CDS encoding type II secretion system F family protein — translation MADQLTFEYTVRDRAGKTKSGTMSAANQKAVADRLRELGYAPVSIGEKKESLAQKEINIPGFGKKVSLADLAVFSRQFATMINSGLSLIRALNILAEQTENPKLAEVIGEVRSQVEQGRPLSTAMADHEVFPKLYIAMVRAGETAGLLDQVLLRVAATLEADVALRRKVKSAMTYPVVVLIMAVVLSSAMIIFIVPTFEGLFESLGGELPLPTQVLVMLSEGMRTFWYLFLLAPIAAWQGFKWARKQDNVRFFLDRMKLKLPVFGPLFHKVALSRFTRNLGSLLRAGVPILQALEISADTVNNGVMSNAINDVKAGVKEGESMATPLSKHAVFPPMTVQMIAVGEETGAIDEMLEKISDFYDQEVEATTEQLTALLEPVMIAVLGGIVGGMVIALYMPMFKIFDLVQ, via the coding sequence GTGGCTGATCAACTGACGTTCGAGTACACGGTCCGCGACCGTGCTGGCAAGACCAAGTCGGGCACGATGTCCGCGGCAAACCAGAAGGCGGTCGCCGACCGTCTTCGCGAGCTCGGGTATGCCCCGGTCTCCATCGGCGAGAAGAAGGAGTCGCTCGCCCAGAAGGAGATCAACATCCCGGGGTTCGGGAAGAAGGTCTCGCTCGCGGACTTGGCGGTCTTCAGCCGTCAGTTCGCCACGATGATCAACTCGGGCCTGTCGCTCATCCGGGCGCTCAACATCCTGGCGGAGCAGACTGAGAACCCGAAGCTCGCCGAGGTCATCGGCGAGGTCCGCTCGCAGGTCGAGCAGGGCCGGCCGCTCTCGACGGCGATGGCCGACCACGAGGTGTTCCCGAAGCTCTACATCGCGATGGTCCGCGCGGGTGAGACGGCGGGTCTGCTCGACCAGGTGCTGCTGCGCGTCGCCGCGACGCTCGAAGCCGACGTCGCCCTGCGGCGGAAGGTGAAGTCGGCGATGACCTACCCGGTCGTCGTGCTGATCATGGCCGTCGTCCTCTCGAGTGCGATGATCATCTTCATCGTGCCGACGTTCGAGGGGCTGTTCGAGTCCCTGGGCGGCGAGCTCCCGCTGCCCACGCAGGTGCTGGTGATGCTGTCCGAGGGCATGCGGACCTTCTGGTACCTGTTCCTCCTCGCGCCCATCGCGGCGTGGCAGGGGTTCAAGTGGGCCCGGAAGCAGGACAACGTCCGGTTCTTCCTGGACCGCATGAAGCTCAAGCTGCCGGTGTTCGGCCCGCTCTTCCACAAGGTCGCCCTGTCGCGCTTCACCCGGAACCTGGGGTCGCTGCTGCGGGCGGGTGTCCCGATCCTGCAGGCCCTCGAGATCTCCGCCGACACCGTGAACAACGGGGTCATGTCGAACGCGATCAACGACGTCAAGGCCGGGGTCAAGGAAGGTGAGTCGATGGCGACGCCGCTGTCGAAGCACGCCGTCTTCCCGCCTATGACGGTCCAGATGATCGCGGTGGGGGAGGAGACCGGCGCGATCGACGAGATGCTCGAGAAGATCAGCGACTTCTACGACCAGGAGGTCGAGGCCACCACCGAGCAGCTGACCGCGCTGCTCGAGCCGGTCATGATCGCCGTCCTGGGCGGGATCGTCGGCGGGATGGTCATCGCGCTGTACATGCCGATGTTCAAGATCTTCGACCTGGTCCAGTAG
- a CDS encoding type II secretion system protein J: MRRLARDEGGFTLTELLVSISLMALVSSAIIASTVAVQRNLGAANATMNDLRTARLAVDRVGSLLRGAVSIDGTLSDATEAITAGTASSVTFYSSTDRAADLDTNTVYNPVRVQIVVEQQPDDGQWDLIERIWYPTAATDRVDQGTPVYPSMSSPTQQRTIVRDLASTDVFTYWTHYGDDLDAGGGESNAASRCGVRLTPALDAAERRAVDSVSFRLVIQEPTGYESSPADLQGWARFASARDVGFSPTLDSAGCVEINGFAYEEAYEVSP, translated from the coding sequence GTGCGACGGCTGGCACGCGACGAGGGCGGGTTCACCCTGACCGAGCTCCTGGTCAGCATCTCGCTGATGGCCTTGGTCTCCTCGGCGATCATCGCCTCGACGGTCGCAGTCCAGCGCAACCTGGGTGCGGCGAACGCCACCATGAACGACCTCCGCACGGCCAGGTTGGCCGTCGACCGCGTCGGGAGCCTGCTCCGTGGCGCGGTCAGCATCGACGGCACGCTCAGCGACGCCACCGAGGCGATCACCGCTGGCACGGCGAGCTCGGTCACCTTCTACAGCTCAACCGATCGCGCCGCGGACCTCGACACCAACACGGTCTACAACCCCGTGCGGGTCCAGATCGTCGTCGAGCAACAGCCCGACGACGGCCAGTGGGACCTCATCGAGCGCATCTGGTACCCGACGGCGGCCACGGACCGGGTTGACCAGGGCACGCCGGTCTACCCCTCGATGTCGTCGCCCACCCAGCAGCGGACCATCGTGCGCGACCTCGCCAGCACGGACGTGTTCACCTACTGGACGCACTACGGGGATGACCTCGATGCCGGTGGCGGCGAGAGCAACGCGGCATCCAGGTGCGGCGTCCGCCTCACACCGGCTCTCGACGCCGCCGAGCGGCGCGCGGTCGACAGCGTCAGCTTCCGCCTGGTCATCCAGGAGCCGACGGGCTACGAGTCCTCCCCCGCGGACCTGCAGGGCTGGGCGCGGTTCGCCTCGGCTCGCGACGTCGGGTTCTCGCCGACGCTCGACTCCGCCGGCTGCGTCGAGATCAACGGCTTCGCGTATGAAGAGGCGTACGAGGTATCCCCATGA
- a CDS encoding PilT/PilU family type 4a pilus ATPase, with translation MTQSLGDVLVQHGVLTPERLEQAEHIRMANGTSLGRTLIELNMATEAQIVGAVATQIGLPFVDVKPGSVDPSAARLLPRDVARQLMALPGQFGQCDSVLVALADPANSAALSQVAAITGLEAHPALAVKDALAEAIEHLADADADGTVQLPVDGAGQPAGPGFDGAAAPAEPPAGLSMAAASTPTGPTAAPERRESAMQESKRLAYEQSLGFDLEAALIELVNRGGSDLHLTVGIPPAIRVHGELEHLPDVPVLEPDMLRNALYSIMTQKQREIFENELELDMSHSIPGYGRFRVNIFQQREAIGSVMRVIPFEIKPLEELGIPAQVSNFAFMPRGLVLVTGPTGSGKSTTLASLIDIVNRERAQHIMTVEDPIEFLHHHKKSVVNQRELGQDTHSFAQALKHVLRQDPDVILVGEMRDLETIQLAITAAETGHLVFGTLHTQDAPQTIDRIIDVFPPHQQEQIRVMLSNALNGVVTQQLLKRSNGSGRAVAVEVMVATPAIKNLIREGKTHQMYSSIQAGKQHGMIAMDQSLAELVNRGIVTYNHAIERCANVADFNRLCGRA, from the coding sequence ATGACTCAGTCCTTGGGAGATGTCCTGGTCCAGCACGGGGTCCTGACCCCCGAGCGGCTGGAGCAGGCCGAGCACATCCGGATGGCCAACGGGACCAGCCTGGGCCGGACCCTCATCGAGCTGAACATGGCGACCGAGGCGCAGATCGTCGGTGCGGTCGCCACCCAGATCGGCCTGCCGTTCGTCGACGTCAAGCCGGGATCGGTCGACCCCTCCGCCGCCCGCCTCCTGCCCCGCGACGTCGCGCGGCAGCTCATGGCCCTGCCGGGGCAGTTCGGGCAGTGTGACAGCGTCCTGGTGGCCCTGGCCGACCCGGCCAACTCCGCCGCGCTGTCACAGGTCGCCGCGATCACCGGGCTGGAGGCCCACCCGGCCCTCGCGGTCAAGGACGCCCTCGCCGAGGCGATCGAGCACCTCGCGGACGCTGACGCCGACGGCACCGTGCAGCTCCCCGTCGACGGTGCAGGCCAGCCGGCCGGTCCCGGGTTCGACGGCGCCGCCGCCCCGGCGGAGCCCCCCGCGGGGCTGAGCATGGCCGCGGCGTCCACGCCCACCGGACCGACCGCCGCCCCCGAGCGGCGCGAGAGCGCGATGCAGGAGAGCAAGCGACTCGCCTACGAGCAGTCCCTCGGCTTCGACCTCGAGGCGGCCCTCATCGAGCTGGTCAACCGCGGCGGATCGGACCTCCACCTCACTGTCGGCATCCCCCCGGCGATCCGGGTCCACGGCGAGCTCGAGCACCTCCCCGACGTGCCCGTCCTCGAGCCGGACATGCTCCGCAACGCGCTGTACTCGATCATGACGCAGAAGCAGCGCGAGATCTTCGAGAACGAGCTCGAGCTCGACATGTCGCACTCCATCCCGGGGTACGGCCGCTTCCGCGTCAACATCTTCCAGCAGCGCGAGGCCATCGGCTCGGTCATGCGTGTGATCCCCTTCGAGATCAAGCCGCTCGAGGAGCTCGGCATCCCCGCCCAGGTGAGCAACTTCGCGTTCATGCCGCGCGGGCTCGTGCTCGTGACCGGCCCGACGGGTTCGGGCAAGTCGACGACCCTCGCATCGCTGATCGACATCGTGAACCGCGAGCGCGCCCAACACATCATGACCGTCGAGGACCCGATCGAGTTCCTCCACCACCACAAGAAGTCGGTGGTGAACCAGCGCGAGCTCGGCCAGGACACCCACAGCTTCGCTCAGGCGCTGAAGCACGTCCTGCGCCAGGATCCCGACGTCATCCTCGTCGGGGAGATGCGCGACCTCGAGACCATCCAGCTGGCGATCACCGCCGCGGAGACCGGTCACCTCGTCTTCGGCACGCTCCACACCCAGGACGCCCCGCAGACCATCGACCGCATCATCGACGTGTTCCCGCCCCACCAGCAGGAGCAGATCCGCGTGATGCTGTCGAACGCCCTGAATGGCGTCGTCACCCAGCAGCTGCTCAAGCGCTCCAACGGGTCGGGGCGCGCTGTCGCGGTCGAGGTGATGGTCGCCACGCCGGCCATCAAGAACCTGATCCGCGAGGGCAAGACCCACCAGATGTACTCCTCGATCCAGGCGGGCAAGCAGCACGGGATGATCGCGATGGACCAGTCCCTCGCGGAGCTCGTGAACCGCGGGATCGTCACCTACAACCACGCGATCGAGCGCTGCGCCAACGTGGCGGACTTCAACCGCCTCTGCGGGCGTGCGTGA